From a single Brassica napus cultivar Da-Ae chromosome C9, Da-Ae, whole genome shotgun sequence genomic region:
- the LOC106358005 gene encoding E3 ubiquitin-protein ligase UPL1 — MATGRSASMPSRLRQLLSGEGSIGPSIRLDAEPPPEIKSFIEKVIQSPLSDIAIPLSGFRWEYSKGNFHHWRPLFLHFDKYFKTFISTRNDLLLSDHILEDADPFPKYSVLQILRVMQIILENCPNKSSFDGLEHFKLLLASTDPEVLIAALETLSALVKISSSKLHRSGKLIGCGSVNSFLLSIAQGWGSKEEGLGLYSCVVANERNQEEGLSIFPSDLENNHKEADFRIGSTVYFELRGHSAQRIDDGSSSATSSSSSSSRVIQIPDLHLRKEDDLVLMKECIEHYNVPPELRFSLLTRVRYAHAFRSSRICRSYSRICLLAFIVLVQSSDAQEELASFFANEPEYTNELIRIVRSEEPIPGTIRTLAMLALGAQLAVYSASHDRARILSRSSISFAVGNRMILLNVLQKAVLSLKISSDPSSIAFVEALLQFYLLHIVSSSSSGSTIRGSGMVPTFLPLLEYTDPSHLHLVYLAVKALQKLMDYSSSAVPLLRDLGGVELLSQRLELEVHHILKLTGENNSDMVVGESLELNGDQLLSRKRLIKVLLKSLGSSTYTPGNANRSQSSQESTLPATLSLIYRNADKFGGDIYYSAVTVMSDLIHKDPTSLTSLFEMGLPEAFLSSVVSGVLPSSKAIACIPNGLGAISLNSKGLETVKETSALRFLVDVFTSKKYVLAMNEAIVPFTNAVEELLRHVSSLRATGVETIIEIVDNIACFGESGSSSSSVSTAMEMDSDVKNINGVSHEQFVQLCIFHLIILLHRTMENAETSRLFVEKSGIEALLKLLLRPSIAQSSEGVSIALHSTIVFKGFTQHHSASLARAFCSSLRDQVKKALGGLQDLSGTFLLDRKLSPSCGIFSSLFLVEFLLFLAASKDNRWMTALLSEFANGSKDVLENIGHLHREILWHIAVYESGTLESPNTSPESEQTELSSNGTEGRRFSSFRQFLDPLFQRRTSGWSAESQFFDLTNLYRDLGRASTGFQPRPISDGPSSSSEASGNRELEREGSYYTSCCDMVKSLSFHITYIFQELGKAMLLQFRRREDTVNVSPSSKLVASSFASISLDHLNFEGHEIAAEASRSTKCLYLGKVVDFIDAVLLDRPDSCNPVLINCFYGRGVIQTVLTTFDATSQLLFSINRSYSSPMETDDVKGKQDEKEDTDHAWIYGPLAGYGKLMDHLVTSSFILSPFTKRLLVQPVENGNIPFPQDAETFVKILQSIVLKAVLPVWTHPLFTECSYDFVTALISIIKHVYSGVELKSLGGSGSARVTGPPPSETTISTIVEMGFSRSRAEEALRQVGSNSVEFAMEWLFSHPEEIQEDDELSRALAMSLGNSESDTKENVVDETREQIEAEIVSLPPVEELIATCTKLLQMKEPLAFPVRDLLVLICSENNGEHRSGGICCILSRIKDCCPVFDDTKNNLLSALLHVLALILHEDAGSREVALKAGTVRLVCDVLSKWDSGSIDKEKFNVPKWVTTGFLAIDRLLQVDQKLNTELIEELQKGETSLAIDESKQDKLQSVFGSSQLVDADDQKKLIEIACTCIRNQLPSETMHAVLQLCSTLTRKHSVAVCFLDFGGVQGLLSLPSNSLFPGFDSVAASIIRHVLEDPQTLQQVMESEIKHALATLSNRHSNQRISPRNFLLHVNSVIARDPVTFIQAARSICQVEMVGERPYIVLVKEKEKSKDKEKDKDKDKDRADKEKSQTSNEVATTTPPGSTKAKVYRKPPQSFIGVVELLLDSLCNFVPPKDDMVEGDSTSADMDIDHASTKGKGKAVATTPEEKKAISQDMSASLAKIVFILKLLSEMLLMYSSSIHIILRRDAEIKSLRGPQQKGGQVGGIFHHILHKFIPYSRVKKEKKSESDWRQKLASRANQFLVGASVRSAEARKRIFSDISSIFNDFIGTSNGLRPPANEIHILIDLLSDMLSARSPTGSHISSEASNTFVDVGLVKSLTRTLEVLDLDNVESPKTVTGIIKVLELVTKEHAHSADSNSKNENANKSSDQIQSGRGDTTADASEAGGILLRSNHDSMTADHAENFGGSHTFVGSEDVTDDMEHDQDLDEEFAAGGDDYMQEEPEDARGLENGIGSMGIEFEMHTHVQENLDEEDEEDEDDEDRVILRFEDGFNGLNVLDHLEVLRDHRFSDETLHVMPVEVFGSRRQGRTTSIYSLLGRTGDGATPSQHPLLSGSSSLPASQSQTESTHDHTVGGRDSNGSSSSRLDAIFRSLRNGRQGHRLNLWADDSQQIVGSGASTVPQGLEDLLVSQLRRPGSDNPSDDQNPSPLEPQSQAESGQPQEATVRPEIPDENATDNGGANVSAPSIVSPVASATPDTRAPATDSVSSSRSQSVEMQYDPNDSTVRDVEAVSQESGGSGATLGESLRSLDVEIGSADGHDYGGERHDVQPAIRSRRANLSLAPSSTGREASLYSVTEVPENSGHEAEQDNPPEEQPVNRNVASSSIDPAFLDALPEGLRAEVLSAQQGQAPEPSSNEQQNSGDIDPEFLAALPADIRAEVLAQQQAQRVHQSHELEGQPVEMDTVSIIATFPSELREEVLLTSDDAVLANLTPALVAEANMLRERFAHRYHNRALFGMHPRHRRGEASRRGEGVISGNEGIASRRSAAKVIEAAGAPLVNTEALQAMIRVLRIVQPLYKGPLQRLLLNLCSHGETRFSLVNTFMDMLMLDTRKPVNYSSVSEPPYRLYACQSNVTYSRPQHFDGVPPLVSRRVLETLTYLARNHIYVAKILLQSRLSLPSLQGSVPSDKARGKAVVVSDDHMSRTQQEPESVAFALLLSLLNQPLYLRSVAHLEQLLNLLEVIIDNAERKSESADGSDGSASEQQSTHQALEVENNSENHDMVSGTVPAGTVTKPIVSSGSSSNRAESGCDVHTVLLNLPQSELCLLCSLLAREGLSDNAYTLVAEVLKKLVAMAPSHCHLFITELANAIQSLTRSAISELHMFGEAVKTLLSTTSSDGSGVLRVLQALSSLVDSLLITKEKNSEEHVAVFSQLSNINLALEPLWLELSNCICKIEGHSDSASVTTTSPTTSMSSATTRGAGVSQSLPAGAQNMLPYVESFFVTCEKLHPSSQSCDISVPMASSDAEEQPKGPGPSSSSKVDEKYGSFIKFSERHRKLLNAFIRQNPALLEKSFSLMLKVPRFIEFDNKRAYFRSKIKHQHDHHHSPLRISVRRAYILEDSYNQLRMRSTQELKGRLTVHFQGEEGIDAGGLTREWYQLLSRVIFDKGALLFTTVGNDSTFQPNPNSVYQTEHLSYFKFVGRVVGKALFDGQLLDVHFTRSFYKHILGVKVTYHDIEAIDPDYYKALKWMLENDISDVLDLTFSVDADEEKLILYEKTEVTDHELIPGGRNIKVTEENKHEYVDLIAEHRLTTAIRPQINAFLEGFSELILKDLISIFNDKELELLISGLPDIDLDNLRANTEYSGYSPGSPVIQWFWEVVQGLSKEDKARLLQFVTGTSKVPLEGFSSLQGISGAQKFQIHKAYGSADHLPSAHTCFNQLDLPEYPSKEHLQERLLLAIHEASEGFGFG; from the exons ATGGCGACTGGCAGATCCGCAAGTATGCCGTCACGGTTGCGGCAGCTTCTTTCCGGCGAAGGGTCCATCGGCCCCTCTATTAGGCTCGACGCTGAGCCT CCTCCGGAGATCAAATCGTTTATTGAGAAAGTAATCCAGAGTCCACTCTCTGATATTGCGATACCTCTCTCTGGCTTTCGCTGGGAGTACAGTAAG GGCAACTTCCATCACTGGAGACCTCTTTTTCTACATTTTGACAAGTACTTCAAGACGTTTATATCAACTAGGAATGACCTTCTCTTGTCTGATCACATTTTGGAAGATGCGGATCCCTTTCCCAAGTACTCTGTTCTTCAAATTCTCCGTGTGATGCAGATCATTCTCGAAAATTGTCCCAACAAAAGTTCCTTTGATGGTTTAGAG CACTTTAAGCTCCTACTTGCCTCCACAGATCCAGAGGTTCTCATTGCTGCCCTGGAAACCCTTTCTGCGCTTGTGAAAATCAGCTCATCTAAGCTCCACAGGAGCGGAAAGTTGATTGGATGTGGTTCCGTAAACAGCTTCCTTCTCTCTATTGCCCAGGGCTGGGGTAGCAAAGAGGAGGGTCTGGGTTTGTATTCCTGCGTTGTCGCTAACGAGAGAAACCAGGAAGAAGGTCTGAGCATCTTTCCTTCCGACTTGGAAAATAATCACAAGGAAGCTGATTTTCGGATTGGTTCTACTGTTTATTTTGAGTTGCGTGGACACAGTGCCCAGAGAATAGATGATGGTAGTAGTAGtgctacttcttcttcttcttcttcttcaagggTGATACAGATTCCTGATTTGCACTTGCGGAAAGAGGATGATCTTGTGTTAATGAAGGAGTGTATAGAGCATTACAATGTTCCCCCGGAGCTCAGGTTCTCTCTACTGACCCGTGTCAGGTATGCTCATGCTTTTCGTTCTTCCAGAATATGCCGGAGTTATAGCAGGATCTGCCTACTTGCGTTTATTGTACTTGTTCAGTCAAGTGATGCCCAAGAAGAACTTGCATCCTTTTTTGCAAACGAACCTGAGTATACAAATGAATTAATAAGAATTGTCAGATCTGAAGAACCAATCCCCGGAACCATTAGAACTCTTGCCATGCTTGCATTGGGCGCTCAATTGGCTGTATACTCCGCCTCTCATGATCGAGCCAGGATTCTAAGCAGATCTAGCATCAGTTTCGCCGTAGGCAACAGAATGATTCTGCTTAATGTGCTTCAGAAAGCCGTTCTCTCTCTGAAGATTTCTAGTGATCCATCATCTATTGCTTTTGTTGAGGCGCTACTTCAGTTTTATTTGCTTCACATTGTTTCATCATCGTCATCTGGAAGCACTATAAGGGGGTCTGGCATGGTTCCCACATTTCTCCCTCTCTTGGAGTATACTGATCCGAGTCACCTGCATCTTGTGTATTTGGCCGTTAAAGCACTACAGAAGCTCATGGATTATAGCAGTTCTGCAGTTCCTCTACTCCGGGATCTTGGGGGAGTAGAACTTTTGTCTCAGAGGTTAGAGTTAGAGGTTCATCACATTCTTAAGTTGACTGGAGAGAACAACAGTGATATGGTGGTTGGTGAATCTTTAGAACTAAATGGTGATCAGTTGCTCTCTCGAAAGAGACTCATCAAGGTTCTTTTGAAGTCTCTTGGTTCTTCTACGTATACTCCTGGAAATGCGAATAGGTCTCAAAGTTCTCAGGAGAGCACGTTGCCTGCCACTTTGTCTTTGATATACAGGAATGCAGATAAATTTGGTGGCGATATCTATTACTCAGCTGTGACGGTTATGAGTGATTTAATCCACAAAGACCCCACATCTCTTACTTCCCTGTTTGAAATGGGCCTCCCTGAAGCATTTCTGTCTTCAGTTGTATCAGGAGTACTTCCTTCTTCCAAGGCTATTGCATGCATTCCAAATGGCCTGGGTGCAATATCTCTTAATAGCAAAGGTTTGGAGACAGTAAAAGAAACTTCGGCACTGCGCTTCCTTGTTGATGTCTTTACTTCCAAGAAGTATGTTCTAGCTATGAATGAGGCCATCGTTCCGTTTACAAATGCCGTGGAAGAGCTTTTGCGTCATGTCTCTTCTCTAAGAGCCACCGGTGTTGAAACAATCATTGAAATTGTGGATAATATTGCATGCTTTGGAGAGAGTGGTTCTTCATCATCCTCTGTAAGTACTGCAATGGAAATGGATTCAGATGTGAAGAACATAAATGGCGTCAGTCATGAGCAGTTTGTTCAACTCTGCATCTTTCATCTGATAATTCTGCTCCACAGAACAATGGAGAATGCTGAGACTTCTCGTCTCTTTGTGGAGAAGTCTGGCATTGAGGCGTTACTTAAGCTTCTCTTGCGACCTAGCATTGCTCAGTCTTCTGAAGGGGTGTCTATTGCCTTGCACAGCACCATTGTTTTTAAGGGTTTTACGCAGCATCACTCTGCTTCTCTTGCTCGGGCCTTTTGCTCTTCTCTTCGTGATCAGGTGAAGAAAGCTTTAGGAGGACTGCAAGATCTCTCGGGGACATTCTTACTTGATCGAAAACTTTCTCCAAGCTGTGgaattttttcttctcttttccttGTGGAGTTTCTTCTGTTTCTAGCTGCATCAAAGGATAACCGTTGGATGACTGCATTGCTTTCGGAGTTTGCAAATGGAAGCAAGGATGTTCTGGAGAATATAGGCCATTTGCACCGTGAAATTCTATGGCATATAGCAGTTTACGAGAGTGGAACGCTGGAAAGTCCAAATACTTCTCCCGAGTCAGAGCAAACAGAGCTGTCTTCAAATGGAACGGAAGGACGAAGGTTCAGTTCTTTTAGACAGTTTCTGGATCCATTATTTCAGAGGAGAACGTCAGGATGGAGCGCAGAATCGCAATTCTTTGATTTAACAAATCTTTACCGTGATCTTGGACGTGCATCGACTGGATTTCAACCACGACCAATCAGTGATGGTCCCTCTAGCTCATCAGAGGCTTCTGGTAACAGAGAGCTTGAAAGAGAGGGATCCTATTATACATCATGCTGTGACATGGTGAAGTCATTGTCCTTCCACATCACATACATATTCCAAGAGTTAGGGAAGGCAATGCTGCTCCAATTTCGTAGGAGAGAAGATACAGTAAATGTATCTCCGTCTTCTAAGTTAGTTGCCTCAAGTTTTGCTTCAATATCCCTTGATCACTTGAATTTTGAAGGCCATGAGATTGCAGCCGAGGCATCAAGGTCAACTAAATGTCTCTACCTTGGCAAGGTTGTTGACTTCATCGATGCTGTCCTTCTTGACAGGCCTGATTCGTGTAATCCTGTTCTGATAAATTGCTTTTATGGCCGGGGGGTGATTCAGACGGTTTTGACAACATTTGATGCTACTAGCCAGcttttattttcaattaatagGAGCTACTCATCTCCGATGGAGACTGATGATGTTAAAGGAAAGCAGGATGAAAAGGAAGACACAGATCATGCCTGGATATATGGTCCGCTGGCTGGCTACGGGAAGCTCATGGACCATTTGGTTACGTCATCGTTTATCTTATCACCATTCACAAAACGCTTGCTCGTTCAACCAGTAGAAAATGGGAATATTCCATTTCCACAAGATGCTGAGACATTTGTGAAGATCCTGCAGTCCATTGTGTTGAAAGCTGTACTTCCGGTGTGGACTCATCCACTATTTACGGAATGTAGTTATGATTTCGTCACTGCCCTCATTTCCATCATCAAACATGTGTATTCTGGAGTTGAACTGAAAAGCTTAGGTGGCAGTGGTAGCGCTCGTGTAACAGGTCCACCTCCCAGTGAAACAACCATTTCAACAATTGTGGAGATGGGGTTCTCTAGATCCAGAGCCGAAGAAGCTTTGAGACAGGTTGGATCTAACAGCGTTGAGTTTGCCATGGAATGGCTGTTTTCCCACCCAGAAGAAATCCAAGAGGACGATGAGCTTTCTCGTGCTCTTGCAATGTCCCTTGGAAATTCTGAATCAGATACAAAGGAGAATGTTGTAGATGAAACTCGAGAACAGATTGAAGCAGAAATAGTCTCGCTGCCACCAGTTGAAGAGCTTATAGCAACATGTACGAAGCTTTTGCAGATGAAAGAACCCCTTGCTTTTCCCGTTAGAGACTTGCTTGTATTGATTTGCTCAGAAAACAATGGAGAACACCGATCTGGTGGTATATGTTGCATTCTTAGCCGGATTAAGGATTGTTGTCCTGTCTTCGATGACACAAAGAACAATCTGCTCTCTGCTCTGTTGCATGTTCTTGCTTTGATTCTCCATGAAGACGCAGGTTCCCGCGAAGTTGCGCTGAAGGCGGGTACTGTAAGACTTGTGTGCGATGTACTCTCAAAGTGGGATTCTGGTAGTATTGATAAGGAAAAGTTTAATGTTCCAAAGTGGGTGACGACAGGGTTTCTTGCCATTGATAGGCTGCTACAAGTGGACCAGAAATTAAATACTGAGCTTATAGAGGAGTTGCAAAAAGGTGAGACATCTCTGGCCATTGATGAGAGCAAACAAGACAAGCTGCAATCTGTTTTTGGCTCTTCACAGCTTGTTGATGCTGACGATCAGAAGAAGTTGATTGAGATTGCTTGTACATGTATCCGGAATCAGCTTCCTTCTGAAACTATGCATGCTGTTTTACAACTGTGTTCTACATTGACAAGGAAGCATTCTGTTGCTGTCTGCTTTCTTGATTTTGGAGGTGTGCAAGGACTGCTTTCTCTGCCAAGTAATAGTCTTTTTCCAGGGTTTGACTCAGTTGCTGCTAGTATCATCCGTCATGTTCTTGAAGATCCCCAAACGCTTCAGCAAGTCATGGAATCTGAGATAAAACATGCACTTGCAACACTTTCCAACAGGCACTCAAATCAGAGAATCTCTCCACGCAATTTTTTGTTGCATGTGAATTCTGTAATTGCTCGGGATCCAGTCACTTTTATCCAGGCCGCTCGTTCTATATGCCAAGTAGAGATGGTTGGTGAAAGACCTTACATCGTGTTagtcaaagaaaaagagaaatcaAAAGACAAAGAGAAGGATAAGGATAAGGATAAGGACAGAGCTGACAAAGAGAAATCTCAGACTTCTAATGAAGTTGCAACTACCACTCCCCCTGGGAGCACCAAGGCTAAAGTTTACCGGAAACCTCCTCAGTCGTTCATTGGTGTTGTTGAGCTGCTTCTGGATTCTCTCTGTAATTTCGTTCCTCCAAAAGATGACATGGTTGAAGGTGATTCTACTTCAGCAGACATGGATATTGATCACGCCTCTACTAAGGGAAAAGGCAAAGCGGTTGCTACCACACCTGAAGAAAAGAAAGCTATTTCACAGGACATGTCAGCTTCATTGGCTAAAATTGTTTTCATTCTGAAGCTTTTGAGTGAGATGCTGTTAATGTATTCTTCGTCAATCCATATAATACTTCGAAGAGATGCTGAAATTAAAAGTCTTAGAGGTCCTCAACAGAAGGGTGGTCAAGTTGGTGGAATATTTCATCATATTCTTCACAAGTTTATTCCATACTCACGGGTGAAGAAGGAAAAGAAATCTGAGAGTGATTGGCGGCAAAAGCTGGCAAGTAGGGCTAATCAGTTTTTAGTGGGTGCATCTGTTAGATCAGCTGAAGCAAGGAAGAGGATATTTTCTGACATTAGCAGTATCTTCAATGACTTCATAGGTACCTCCAATGGGCTTAGACCTCCAGCTAATGAAATACACATTTTGATAGATTTGTTGAGTGATATGCTCTCTGCTCGGTCACCTACTGGATCACATATATCTTCAGAAGCTTCGAATACTTTTGTTGATGTTGGATTGGTTAAGTCTCTTACTCGTACTCTTGAAGTGTTGGACTTGGACAACGTAGAATCTCCCAAAACTGTAACAGGAATCATAAAAGTTTTGGAGTTGGTGACTAAGGAGCATGCCCATTCTGCTGATTCGAACTCGAAGAATGAAAATGCGAACAAGTCATCTGATCAAATTCAATCAGGAAGAGGAGATACTACTGCTGATGCTTCTGAAGCAGGGGGAATTTTGCTGCGGTCGAATCATGATTCCATGACAGCTGATCATGCGGAGAATTTTGGCGGTTCCCACACTTTTGTTGGTTCAGAAGATGTAACAGATGACATGGAGCATGATCAAGACTTGGATGAAGAATTTGCCGCAGGTGGGGATGATTATATGCAAGAAGAGCCTGAGGATGCTAGGGGGTTGGAAAACGGGATTGGGTCGATGGGTATAGAGTTTGAGATGCATACCCACGTGCAGGAAAATCTtgatgaagaggatgaagaGGACGAAGATGATGAAGATCGGGTAATTCTCAGGTTTGAAGATGGATTCAATGGGCTAAACGTTCTTGATCATTTGGAGGTTCTTAGAGATCATAGATTTTCCGATGAAACACTTCATGTAATGCCTGTTGAAGTGTTTGGCTCGAGACGTCAAGGACGAACAACTTCTATTTACAGCCTTCTTGGCAGAACTGGGGATGGTGCTACTCCTTCACAGCATCCTCTTTTATCGGGATCTTCATCACTTCCAGCGTCGCAAAGTCAAACAG AAAGCACACATGATCATACTGTTGGAGGTAGGGATTCCAACGGTAGTTCTTCGTCACGGCTGGATGCTATATTCCGATCTTTGAGGAATGGCCGGCAGGGGCATCGTTTGAATTTATGGGCTGATGACAGCCAGCAAATTGTTGGATCTGGCGCTTCTACCGTACCACAAGGCCTTGAAGATTTGCTTGTATCTCAGTTGAGACGTCCCGGCTCTGATAATCCTTCTGATGATCAGAATCCATCACCTTTGGAACCCCAGTCACAGGCCGAGAGTGGGCAGCCACAGGAGGCAACTGTCAGACCTGAAATTCCAGATGAAAACGCCACTGATAATGGAGGTGCCAATGTGTCTGCTCCCTCTATCGTTTCGCCAGTTGCATCTGCTACCCCGGATACACGAGCCCCTGCTACTGATTCTGTCTCAAGCTCGCGGTCTCAGTCAGTCGAAATGCAATATGATCCAAATGATTCAACTGTTCGGGATGTTGAAGCGGTGAGTCAAGAAAGCGGTGGGAGTGGGGCAACCTTGGGTGAAAGCCTTAGGAGTTTGGATGTTGAGATCGGAAGTGCTGATGGACATGATTATGGTGGAGAAAGGCATGATGTACAGCCAGCTATACGCTCAAGAAGAGCAAATTTGTCACTTGCGCCATCTTCAACTGGGCGAGAAGCTTCTCTTTATAGTGTAACTGAGGTTCCTGAGAACTCCGGTCACGAGGCTGAGCAGGATAATCCACCAGAGGAGCAACCAGTTAACAGGAATGTTGCTTCTAGTTCTATTGATCCTGCATTTTTAGATGCCCTACCTGAGGGACTGCGAGCTGAAGTCCTTTCAGCTCAGCAAGGTCAAGCGCCAGAACCTTCTAGCAATGAACAGCAGAATTCTGGAGATATTGATCCGGAGTTTCTTGCTGCACTTCCTGCTGATATACGAGCTGAAGTTCTGGCACAGCAACAAGCACAACGGGTTCATCAGTCTCATGAACTTGAAGGTCAGCCTGTCGAGATGGACACCGTTTCAATAATTGCAACGTTTCCTTCGGAGTTGCGAGAAGAG GTGTTGCTGACGTCAGATGATGCCGTTCTTGCAAATTTAACACCTGCACTGGTTGCGGAAGCAAACATGTTGCGTGAAAGGTTTGCTCATCGATACCATAACCGTGCACTTTTTGGTATGCATCCAAGACATCGTAGAGGGGAGGCATCCAGGCGAGGTGAAGGTGTCATATCTGGAAATGAGGGGATTGCTTCTCGTAGGTCTGCTGCAAAGGTTATAGAGGCCGCTGGAGCTCCCCTAGTTAACACTGAGGCACTCCAAGCAATGATTCGTGTTCTTCGGATAGTTCAG CCTCTTTACAAGGGTCCTCTGCAGAGGCTTTTGCTGAATTTATGTTCTCATGGCGAAACAAGGTTTTCCTTGGTTAATACATTCATGGATATGCTGATGCTCGACACAAGGAAGCCTGTTAACTACTCGAGTGTTTCCGAACCACCTTATCGTCTTTATGCTTGTCAAAGCAATGTAACATATTCACGTCCTCAGCACTTTGATG GGGTTCCTCCTCTAGTGTCTCGGCGTGTCCTTGAGACTTTGACATATTTGGCACGAAATCATATATACGTAGCAAAGATTCTGCTTCAATCCAGGCTTTCCCTGCCTTCCCTTCAAGGTTCAGTACCCTCAGACAAGGCACGTGGAAAAGCTGTTGTAGTAAGTGATGATCACATGAGCAGAACGCAGCAGGAACCCGAATCTGTAGCCTTTGCGTTGCTTCTAAGCCTCCTGAATCAGCCCCTTTATTTGAGAAGTGTGGCTCATCTTGAACAG CTGCTGAACTTACTGGAGGTCATCATTGACAACGCTGAACGAAAGTCTGAGTCAGCTGACGGATCAGATGGGTCTGCCAGCGAGCAGCAATCAACGCATCAAGCATTAGAAGTTGAAAACAATTCAGAAAACCACGATATGGTATCTGGCACTGTACCTGCTGGTACAGTGACCAAGCCAATTGTCTCATCTGGAAGTTCGTCCAACAGAGCAGAGAGTGGATGTGATGTTCATACTGTGTTGCTTAATCTTCCCCAGTCAGAGCTGTGTCTGCTTTGTTCATTACTTGCACGTGAAGG TTTGTCAGATAATGCATACACCCTTGTAGCGGAGGTGCTGAAAAAACTTGTGGCCATGGCTCCAAGCCATTGTCATTTGTTTATCACAGAGCTTGCAAACGCAATACAGAGTCTGACAAGATCAGCGATCAGTGAACTTCACATGTTCGGTGAAGCCGTAAAAACGCTTCTAAGTACCACGTCATCAGATGGATCAGGAGTGTTGAGGGTTTTGCAGGCATTAAGCTCCCTCGTTGATTCGTTGTTAATCACAAAAGAGAAGAATTCCGAAGAGCATGTTGCTGTGTTTTCTCAGCTATCGAACATCAATTTAGCTTTGGAACCTCTGTGGCTGGAGTTGAGCAATTGCATATGCAAAATTGAGGGGCATTCTGATTCTGCTTCTGTTACTACGACGTCTCCAACAACCTCGATGAGTTCAGCAACAACAAGGGGAGCTGGAGTAAGCCAGTCACTTCCTGCTGGTGCCCAAAACATGTTGCCTTATGTAGAGTCGTTTTTTGTTACCTGTGAGAAATTGCATCCATCATCACAGTCTTGTGATATCTCGGTTCCCATGGCTTCTTCTGATGCTGAGGAGCAGCCCAAGGGTCCAGGACCAAGCAGCAGCTCCAAGGTGGATGAGAAATACGGTTCTTTTATCAAGTTTTCTGAAAGGCACAGGAAACTTCTTAATGCTTTCATCCGACAAAATCCTGCCCTGCTTGAGAAGTCCTTTTCGCTAATGCTCAAGGTTCCACGTTTTATTGAATTTGATAACAAACGTGCATACTTCAGATCAAAGATAAAACACCAGCATGACCATCACCATAGCCCTTTGAGAATCTCAGTGAGAAGAGCCTACATTCTTGAAGATTCATACAACCAATTGCGAATGAGGTCAACACAAGAACTGAAAGGTAGATTG
- the BNACNNG37810D gene encoding uncharacterized protein BNACNNG37810D, which translates to MISPFRSSCSLPRKSRKASKNPYSNRGLDKFSKLLSELDEKRQSIYSKKLDSGGPPLVRFVFTSSGECVPVVIRSSYLHKQKKTKDVAPAAAKVKTVVNESKTEETKKTELETEEKQNCVLNENLKKITRPNRFLPVTVILVLVLLVFFGRSVAIMCTCIAWYLVPTIREQSGSSSYAMKKKDFARKLSIENRASFNPRTVLNHSPSK; encoded by the coding sequence ATGATCAGCCCATTTAGATCTTCATGTTCTTTGccaagaaaatcaagaaaagCGAGCAAGAACCCTTATTCAAATCGTGGACTTGACAAATTCTCTAAGCTTCTCTCAGAACTCGACGAGAAGAGGCAGAGCATCTACTCCAAGAAGCTAGATTCTGGAGGCCCGCCTCTTGTCCGATTCGTGTTCACAAGCTCCGGCGAGTGTGTCCCCGTCGTGATCAGATCATCTTACCTTCATAAACAAAAGAAGACCAAAGATGTTGCTCCTGCTGCTGCTAAAGTCAAAACAGTGGTCAACGAATCAAAAACAGAGGAAACGAAGAAAACAGAACTTGAAACAGAGGAGAAACAGAACTGCGTTTTGAACGAGAATCTGAAGAAGATCACGAGACCGAACCGGTTCTTGCCCGTGACTGTGATATTGGTTCTTGTTTTATTGGTTTTCTTTGGAAGATCTGTTGCGATTATGTGCACTTGTATTGCTTGGTACTTGGTTCCAACGATCAGGGAACAGAGCGGATCTTCCTCATACgcgatgaagaagaaagatttcGCTAGGAAATTGAGTATTGAAAACAGAGCATCGTTTAATCCAAGAACTGTTCTTAATCATTCTCCTAGCAAGTAG